CTTGGCTTCACCAGCTGCAACTGTGAGATATAAACAGACATCATCTCAATTTGGTGAAGAGTATGCACGAAGAGACGTCGTAGAGGTTATTCATCAATACTTACAGTCCAGAGACGCTTTGAGGCCAAGGCTATCCTCTGAACATGAAGATATCAAAAGGTTGCGTATCGTGGGCTATAACCCAGATGAACTATATGCAGTTAGAGTTGGCACAAGACGTCTCGGTGAGGATACGGGGAAAGATATCTTGGTCAACACTACAAATTTGGTGTCTCAAGCCTATGAACATATGAGTAATGTTCTTAAGCCCGAGCTACAAAAGGCATAACAAACGCTTCAAGAGGGACAGCCAACGCGTGGCATTTTTACTATGCGTTGGTTTTGGTGATTACGGTGTTATGCGGAAAGTTAGTAGTAGCGTTGGCTGCCCCTTAAGCGGGCGTTAGGGCAATAGGGAGGTATTGTGGAATTGAACATCACAAAACAAGCTCCTAATGTTGATGAGTTTATGCTTCTTAGAAGCAAGGTTGGCTGGACAAATCCAGAGCCAATAATTGTTCAAGAAAGCTTAGATAACTCAATCTTTCATGTTTGTGTTTATGCAGAATCACAACTTGCAGGCTTTGGCCGTATAGTGGGTGATGGCTCAATGTACTTTTATCTCCAAGATGTGGTTGTTGACCCTACCTATCAAAACCAAGGAATAGGTAAGTTAGTAATGCGAGAGATAGAGCAATTTCTGAAGAACAATGCTCGGTCTGGAGCAACGATCGCGTTATTGGCGGCATGCGGTAAAGAA
This genomic window from Vibrio metoecus contains:
- a CDS encoding GNAT family N-acetyltransferase, producing MELNITKQAPNVDEFMLLRSKVGWTNPEPIIVQESLDNSIFHVCVYAESQLAGFGRIVGDGSMYFYLQDVVVDPTYQNQGIGKLVMREIEQFLKNNARSGATIALLAACGKEKFYSKFGYSGRTGNPLGLGMCKFVE